Part of the Primulina huaijiensis isolate GDHJ02 chromosome 15, ASM1229523v2, whole genome shotgun sequence genome is shown below.
TGAATAACGTCGTTGCTTTCTTCATGGAACTCAAGCTGTAGCCTTGTAGGCATACATGCACGCTCAGGATCATCGGTTGagaaatttttcaatttatttaatatatgtaataaaaacCCTACTCGTCTCTTTCTTTTTGCCTTTGTTCGAGCCTATTCACAATGGATAGTATCTCAAACCATGAGAAATTGACATGTGCCAACTTCGTGTAATGAATAGTTGACATGACACTACTCATGTGAGTATGGTACgttgaacaaatattttttggtatatacatatatatttaacaaaaattcatttttttgcaTCGAGCTTTCGGAAGGCTCGTTCAACTATTCATGATTTACTTGAAATCAGTGTTTTTATAACCGGACCGTTAATCGAACCGGTCAAGCCTTTAAAAATGGTTCAACCGGTTCCACCGGTTGGTCGAACCggatcaataaaattaatattttatttattttatataataaataaaatagtaaaatattgattatttatgtttttatagtttttacttaatttttaagatgaaaattacaacaaatatccaaataaacatcacttttcaaattcaaaaatccaaattacACCTAACATGTAACCAAATAGTGTTGACCAAGTTTAAGTGCCCAAGAAAACATCAAgtttaattatacaaaaaagtagCAAACATCAAGTTTCTTATACAAAAAAGTATCAAACATTcagtttcaactttcaagttgCATCCTTTGATGCCCACACCGCATTCAATTCTTGAAGTGTTCTTTCGTAGTCATTATCATCTTCATCCCCACCATCCAAAAGTTCTTCCACGTCCAAAGAAGGTGTTTCTTGCATTTCACTAACACctttatctaaatattttttaaaaaattaaaataatacatgtttagcaaacagaaagcaaaaatttgttaaaaaaaattattattaagacaaaaaccaagaaataattattttttcaaactatttaacaaaaataaaggaaagaaaatttACTTTCTTCTTCTTGAATATTTATTGGAAGAGCTTCCTAACCATAAAGCATCTCATCCAACTCATCTATGTTTAAAATAGGTGAagaattttcttcttcttcttccataACCCAAAAGTCAGTTTTATCAATGCTCTCATAATCAATAGGATCTTGACAATTCATTTGGTTATCAAGcctacaacaacaacaataaacaaaacaatAATTCTAAATTTCAAGAATTCAAATTGAAAGAGTAAGTAAAAAAACCATCACCTTTCTTTTAAACGCAAGTTGTAATGGACATACACAAGATCATTTAATCTTTGATGCTTCAATCTATTCCTTTTCTTTGTATGTATTCTTTCAAACACGCTCCAATTTCTTTCACAtcccgaagaagaagaagtttggCTCAAAATCTTAATAGCCAAATTTTGTACGTTTGGAGCACTACATCCAAAAACTCTCCACCattcatctacaagaaaatttaaacttttaaacAATGAGTACAAAATATAAGAATTACCACaacaataatatttaaaataataatgcataCATGGTTGCATACTCTTTGATGAATCAATAGCAAGTTGTCGAGCAAAACTTCCTAATCTATCTTGATAAATTGCTACTTCATCAATGCACTTTCTTTGAACAGATCTATCACTAATCAAGGTAGTGACCATCTCAACAAAACCATCCATTATCTCCTTTTTAGTGCACATATTAAACTTGTCATATGCAAAAGCAGGGTTCAGGAGATATGCTGCTGCATGAATATCTCGTCGAAGTTGTTTGTCCCATCTTGTCTTGACAATACTTGTAAAAGGCTTgtaaaatttctttttattcttGAAGATATTTTTTATTGCTTTCTTTGCCCTATACATTCCGTCATAGACATAACCAATTGAAGGCCTTCGATCAGTATCCATTATACGCAACATACGTATTAGAGGAGCAGCAACACCAACTACAACTGTGCAATCACTCCAAAATCTTGTATCAAGAACAACCGCCAGAACAACACTTGCTTTTTTGTCTTTGAAGTATCGAGAATCCTTAAATGTCTTACTAGTAAAAAAAGCTTGCAAATCATGTTGATGTTCAAGGATACTCTTCAATGCAATGAATGTAGTAGCAAAACGAGTTGGCCCTGGACGTACAATCTCTGTCCATCCTTCTCTCTTTCTCAACCATGCCAACAGAAATGCATGATTGTAAACGAATTTTGTTACCAAAGAAGCCTTTTTTGTAAGATTACTAACAAGCTCCATTTTACCAATATCACCAAGAATCAAATTCAGACAATGTGCAGCACAAGGCGACCATTTGATAGAGGGATACTTATCATGAAGCAAAACACCGGCTGCTTTATAGTTGGCCCCATTATCAGTTACCAAATGAACGATATTATTTGATCCAACCCATTCCACTAACTCAACAAATAGATGACAAATTGTGGTTGCATTTTTCACAATATCAGAAGCATCAATAGATCTCACAAATGATGTTCCCCTCTTGCAATACACTAGAAAGTTTATAAGTTGCCTATTTGACCGATCTTGCCAACCATCAGCCATTATAGTGCAACCTCTTTCTTCCCAAACACTCCGATAACCATCAACTACTAATTGAACTTCCTTTTTCATGCTTCCTAATAAGTTTGTTCGCAACTAATTATATTTCGGTGCTTTATAACCGGGACCAACAGTAGCAATAGCATCTACCATTTGTTGAAAATAAACAGAATTCACAGCATTGATGGGAATACAAGTATCATAAAAAAAACCTAGCAATGCTCATATCAACATTAAGTAAAGCTTCTTTACTTACGAGCAAACTTTTGATAGAACGTTGTGCACCGACAGTAGTTCTTGGTGCAAAAAAGTTAGGCATCTTCTCATCtctctttctctttcttttttgagAAGCCGCACCAAAAGAAGATTTATCTTTCCCCCTTGTTTGAGTATGTGGTGGAtgcatttcttcttcaagatttgTCATATGAGGACCATCAATATTATCATCTTCAAATGATATCGGAGCTATGCTTTTTTCTTCAAATGCCTTTAAAGATTGTTCCATTTGATATCTTACATCATATGGAACTTTTTTGCATGATGCAATATCTCCTTTTCTACCTGCTAAATGTTTTTTCATCCTATTGATCCCTCCACCCCTCCACACATTATTGCAATGCAAACAAGTCCAACTTCTTTTCCCATCATTATCCACATCCTCTTTAAAATGAGCCCATGCTGGATCGGTTTTGCTTCTAAACGAGGAAACAGAATTAGATGTGGAACTAGATTTTTGCCCGCCACTTGATGAATccatctatattttaaaaaataatgaacttTAATGCACAGTTGATGAAGTATAGTAAAAGAggaaaaataaacaataaattatgAACATATGAGTAATTCAATATAATAATTGAGAGATACATCACAAAAGGaatataaatttgatatattagTTAATGATTGCTACTAACAgatcattttttcttaaaatttaaattgttagAATTTagaaatgttaaatatttataGCTACTCTCGTAGGCTTGATTTCTTGCAAAAGAAACTTTAGTTGTGATTGGGTTTGGGTAATATAGATACaagataattaattttgaagtttgaacaacaataaaattataatgacTAAGTTGGTATCTGTGACAAAGACTTGGCTAGTTTCAAGAAAACAAAGAAGCCACGATCCATCATTGTGGAATTGCAAAGTGTTGCTATGTAGAACACAACTCAACTACACGAAAACATgagtacaaaattatttttaaaaaatggaatCCAACAGCTATTGCACAGTGCACTCGATGGAAAATTGGGAAAAAAAGATCAAAGAAATGGAAGAGCACGTATCAGGATTGAAAAGCTTCtgtaccaaaaaaaaatttctatgcTTTACAGTTTACGCTATGAAAAGAATCACTGATCATCAACAAAATGGAAGAGATTGATTAATTTTGCAAGATAAACAATATACCAAAAAAAGTCTAAACTAACATTACTCATTACTTTGAGATTCCTCCTTTCCAATCAAGCTAGTAATAAGCAGGCGTGGTGTGGAGATCTCTCCAAATCTTGTGTCGATTTTTTAATTCTAACCAGTCAACGAGAATgaggataattaaattattaaaatatctgggcaatttttttttataatttcacaGACCCGTGCGGTTGCTAAAGACCGGCCGGTTTCCGGTTTTTCCGGTTTAACCGGGTTTTAACCGATTTTTTCCGGTTAAACCTGTTTTCCGGGTTTTTACTTATCTCCGGACCGGTCTGGAGGCCGGTTCGTGGTTGAACCGGTCCGACCGGCCGGTCCGGTCCTGTTTGGAGAACATTGCTTGAAATATTACTTAGAGCTTTAGTTTCATCTCAGGATATAGGTAAGCAAAAGAGAAATTTTTGTCGTTGTTTATGAATATTGACAAAGCCACAGTGgtccaatttttaaattttttatatattaatttttgaaaaaattgatttaattttcttggctCCGTCATTGTTTATGGATCACTTAGATAAACACAGTAATTTGAGAAATGCGAGTATATATGAAGCGaattatattgattttgatgaacatatgtcatttatttatcaatataaaaatatatatgacaaaTGGTTATAAGATCATTTGAAATGTGATATATTGAGTATTGAGTATGATCTTTGGAATTAAATTAGGCATTATATATGTGGATTGATAACATTGgctatattaatatatcaaaattattttttagatatgttttttattatatacATTATTCTGTTAAGATTAGAATTTAGacttaactcaaccccaaaagctagctcaagaggggaagattgtccaagtccatatatacaactctcagaaatttttatctaaccgatgtgggacaactaacacacatCTCTCAAGCCTAGAAATGAACattggagcgtgaagtttacaaataacCCAATTATGAGCAGACAGGGTTTCCTAACTATGGACAATTCAACACATAACGGTAAAAcatgagctctgataccatgttaagattggaatttTGACCTAACTCATCCCCAAAAGTTAGCttaaggggggaggattgtccaagtccatatatacaactctcagggattttatctaaccgatgtgagacaactaaccattcttattttttaacatagaatatatatatactacaTTATTCATCGGAATGCATTAAATACATGAATTATTAAGCTATTGTattcaagaatttaataattgaggTTCGTCAAAGTTATTATTacgttttataatatttttttggagcAAACACGCTTTATCGGTTGTAATACTCCTTAAAATCAAGACATTAAGTTAATTtacaaaacatttaattaattattatcaaAAGGAATGGGCTCCAAAACGATGGCATTAAAATAGAAAGCCCAGTTAAATCCTGGGCCTTTTTAATTGGCCCATAACGAGAGTCCAGAACAACTTAGATAAACCATCTGAGCTGTTGTGTTCGCAAACAGAAATCATTTTCTCGGACTTGGGGGCTGCCGCCGCCAAAAGAGTGGCGGCGCTTGTCGGTGACGGTGTTATTTGCCGTTTACCTTCCTAAGAAAGGATAATGTCTCGTCGAGAAGACCGTAGCTACGACTCGAAACGCCATCGTTCTAGATTCGACCGTGAACCCAGGTTTTGTAAAAGCACCAAGCCTTTCTGATAATTCGTTagattcatgatttattttcctttttcaatGTAGAAATTAGAACAAATATGTcttgatttttttcttattttgtgtTATCATTGTTAATCTTtgcgcgcgcgcacacacactCTGATtcagtttttgttttttccttCTTCTCAAAATGTTAGTATATTATTAGGGATTTTCACTTACATGAGTTCATCTCAACATCTCAATGCTGGACCTTGGATATTTAAATCATCCTGAAACTTGTAGAATTTATGGTCTGTGTCTTGACAGTCTTGTCACCTGTATGTGCTTATCTACCACCTCTTTAACCTGTGGCCTGAGTAGGAAAACCTGTTTGTAATGCTTATTGAATTAACAAACATGCGCGATTCTCCTATTGCTTTCTGTTAGCCCCAAGAGATCTAGGAGGGATGGTAGACCAGCAACTGAAAGACCACATTCCAACCCCGAGTTGGATAAAGATCAATTGTCCAGCGATCAGAAGCACCATCGCAGGCTCCAGGATGCATTGCCGCTTGAGGCCCCATTAGGGCGTGATGCAAAGGTTGAAACTTGGATTGTGAGCAAAGAACCTGTAGAAAAAGCTAACGGAAACCCGGAAGGTAGCAATCATCCTATTGATTCAGCTAAAGTACCTCGACCCCGAACATACTTTCAGGTATGCTTTTTCCTTACAAATATCATTGTAGTGACCCGGGGAAGTTTTCTTGTATTGGCTTTTCACCTTCTTATGCGTGTGTGTCATGTTTTTTATATGTCAGGTCTGTTGAAAAGCTCTTGTCTTCTGCTATTGTGGATCATTGCAAATTAGCCTACACCAATCTTTTGTACCCATATGACTCAGTTTCATTCTTGAGTTTTGGATTTCAGGAAATATTTTGATATGGAGTCAATGGATTGTATAAAGGTCGAGCTATAGGACAGTGAAAAAGCAGTTGTGTTTTGCTCCTATTTTCACATCTTTTATAACATGGTGGTTTTCGACTTGATGAGCTGGCTCGGAGATTATTGTTCTCTTAATCTTTTCCCGGATGGGTTGTTGGGTAGTGGAATAAATACGAGTCATATCTTGTTAAAGCCGTTAAAAATTAGTTGAACAGTTTATGAAGATTAATTTTAATGATCCTTTTATGTGAAACATGTAAATTTTTGGGCGTCAAGAATTATGCGTCATTTTTAGGGTATCATTAGATGCATCTCTTAATTTCTCGGAGAAGACGGTTAAAAGTTACTTTGATCTTGAACTGGTGTAAGATTCTGCTTTTACTCATTCTCAAGTGATCTTATTCGGTCATTTGGATTTTTGTTCAGCCTGGTGGCTTCAAGTACCTCCATTAATATAACAGTATTTGGCCTGCCTGTCAATGTCTTATGACAGCATGATGACCGTGGTGTTACCAGGCAAGATGTGAGAGGTTTCAGTCGCAGGACAGACAATGGTAAGGTTTTTGAAGCTAAAGTTTTCCGTGTATTAGGTTTCCATTTCTAAAGTTTGTGATATGGGTTAAGGATTTGATATAGATTGAGTATTTCATGGATTTgttttgttctttaattttcctGCCTAGAAGCGTTTCTATCAAACTACGGTTGGAATACAAATACACTGTTGGTTGGCATTCTTAAGAATGTGAAATTGTTAGGTTTCCTATGGAGTTGTGCTTCATTACTTAATCTATTATGctgtataaaattataaaaattttactgGTGGTTTCACTTCTAGAATCTGTGATAGGATAACAtcttattttgttttgtatttaatatatgaggatttaattttaaaacatttattttcttgtgaaGAACGTGGATGGTTGAGGGATCACAAAGCGCAGCTAAATAGCAGGACCGAAAATAAAACTTTGTCAAGTGATGAACGACGGAAGGATGAAAAAGCTATGGATAACAGAGAAAATAATACGTGGCGCCATGATGGATACTTTGAAATGGAGGCAAATCCAAAGCCACCTCCGCGCAAGAGGCCTTCCTTCAGTGAGCAAAAGATTACCACTGCAGATCCTGGGAAAGCGGACAAATCAACAGCAGCAGCAAATCCAGTGCTGCCAAACCCTGGAGACCGTGCTGCCAAAAGCGAGAAACGAGAGGAAAGAATACACTATTCACGATATTCTGATAAACCCGAAAGACCGCTTGTACGGGAGAGGGAATCGAGCAAGGGCGAGGTGTGGAGAGGTAACTTTACATCTAGAGATAGGCATGGTAGCAGCGGTAGATATAGAGGCAAAGACCAATTCACGGGAAGGCAAGGCTATCTCCCAATAGGAGATGGTGGCCGTGTTGAGAAATGGAAGCATGATCTTTACAATGAGACAAACCGGAGTCCGACCCCAAAGAATGACGAAGATCAGATTTCAaaaatcgaagctcttctggcatcataaatattttgttgCACTACTGAGAAAGGCTCTTATGCTGGGGATTGCAcattttttatgtgattttgaTTTATCAGCTCACTGTTGAATCAAGTAAGATGTGCTTTTGTTGAATATATGATTTGGAACCTTAACATTATAGTGATGGAAAAATGTgctaaatttcatatttttgaaaaaaaagtaaagatttcattttcagATAAGAAATATAAGCAGGCTTCATCGATAAACAGATTGGATAAAACTCAGAAACAAATTTACCATATGGTCGTACTACATGCTAAACATGATCTAAACGCAAGGAAATGTCAAAATCACATTACAAGCACCACCTAATAGAATAATGATCAGACACAAAGTCTACGTAAAATCCCAAATCCCGAACAAATTAAATGTGCAGCTCTGTTCTTTCAAATTCAAAACTGAAATCGACAAT
Proteins encoded:
- the LOC140959799 gene encoding uncharacterized protein, which encodes MSRREDRSYDSKRHRSRFDREPSPKRSRRDGRPATERPHSNPELDKDQLSSDQKHHRRLQDALPLEAPLGRDAKVETWIVSKEPVEKANGNPEGSNHPIDSAKVPRPRTYFQHDDRGVTRQDVRGFSRRTDNERGWLRDHKAQLNSRTENKTLSSDERRKDEKAMDNRENNTWRHDGYFEMEANPKPPPRKRPSFSEQKITTADPGKADKSTAAANPVLPNPGDRAAKSEKREERIHYSRYSDKPERPLVRERESSKGEVWRGNFTSRDRHGSSGRYRGKDQFTGRQGYLPIGDGGRVEKWKHDLYNETNRSPTPKNDEDQISKIEALLAS
- the LOC140958762 gene encoding uncharacterized protein produces the protein MKKEVQLVVDGYRSVWEERGCTIMADGWQDRSNRQLINFLVYCKRGTSFVRSIDASDIVKNATTICHLFVELVEWVGSNNIVHLVTDNGANYKAAGVLLHDKYPSIKWSPCAAHCLNLILGDIGKMELVSNLTKKASLVTKFVYNHAFLLAWLRKREGWTEIVRPGPTRFATTFIALKSILEHQHDLQAFFTSKTFKDSRYFKDKKASVVLAVVLDTRFWSDCTVVVGVAAPLIRMLRIMDTDRRPSIGYVYDGMYRAKKAIKNIFKNKKKFYKPFTSIVKTRWDKQLRRDIHAAAYLLNPAFAYDKFNMCTKKEIMDGFVEMQFIKID